The window AAAGCTGGCACTATGGTTAGACCCAAACACGAATGACATGAGAATatcaataattatttctaaacaACAACAAGAAATCAAGTATGATTGTCCAACGTCGTACGGTCATTGTCTCTGTCTTGTTTGTCTCTACCTGCAACTGTCCTTGCCCGAATAATGAAACCCTACGGAAactattttgaatttataataaAAGTTAACTTTTTAGTTTACTATATGGCTCGACTAGATTCATCCACCTAGGTGCGAGGCCAGGAAAATAAAGTTCATAGCTTTCTCTCTTAAGAAcctaaaaagtatttttatgaGATAATTAAGTGGAAGATGGCTTACATGATTTCTCTAGGGTTCCAAAGAATAGCATAATGGTGAAAACCTGAAGTGGGATCAAACCACAAGCGATACTTAATTTCACGACCAATGATTCTGCCATCACCACTTCCCCTAATGTAAACATTTGTCTGAAGTGTGTATGGTTTTCCAAATGTTGTCCCCAAAAATTCTATGTCCACTTCATCATGGAAGCCTGGATGTGCCTCATTATTTGATAGCTGCAcaaatttgatttgattaattttaGTTAAGATCAAATTTAATGTAGTTATAAGTCCTAATTAAGAGAGTCTAGCTCTCACATAGAGAGATGTGATGACTCCAGCAGTGTATCCAGGTTGGAGTTTGATGGATGCTCCAAAGTAACCTGATCTGAATGGCTTCACTGACTTGAATCCacttcctatatatatacacacacccCAAGTACATTATCAATAGAAAGCCATATAAGCttcaaatcaaatttgaaatacaCATTTGAGAAAATGAAAAGCAGAGTTGAATTGTTAGTACCTGAGACTCTATCAAGCCAGATGGTAAGAGCATTTTGGTCCATTCTCTGATGCTGAGGACCCCAAAGATTCCTAAAACCTTTGTAGAAGCTCAAGGAAACAACCTTGGAGCTTGGCCAGTAACCAGGTGATGGTGGCCAATAAGCATTTACTGAGGATCCTAATAACACCAACAAGTGGAAGATTGGGAGAAGAGAGATCAGAGAGCTACCCATTTTTGTGGTTTTCCTCTTTTTTGTGAAATGGAGAGAAGAAGAATGGAGTATAtattcagttcaaaaaaaaaaaaagaacggaGTATATAaatgcagagagagagagagagagagagagagagatggacaTAAGTTTGGCATATATTATAAGCGTTTATGATGGAAATGAGATTCACTATTTGGACCCAGTCACAAAAATTCATAATGAAGAGGGTGGTCCACTCACCTAAACTCTTAAAGACTTAAACagtctaaaaatataaaacctcAGTAGCATTATTACGTTGCTCCCGTGTGATATACTTACATGCTATCAATTTATGGAAAATCTTAGGTTAAAATCTCATTCACACAAAATTGACTGATACAAGGACAAGTGGTTTCAAAACTGGTTGCCATACTACAACCATAAGCAGATACCGCTGCGTCTCATAATCTTCAAAATCTACCACCAGCCTTATATTTTCTCtctatttttcttctttctttcgcTATGATGGTAATATATTACAAGATGTGAAGTGAAGTTGTTAAAGCTATTAAACTAATGGCAAATGAGAAAAAATTGTTGATCGAAAGAAACTGCTAACCGAGACTGTGTTAGGGCTTAGAGAAATGACAAAATGTGTTAACCAGAATATGTAAAATTGTAATGATTAATCGAATATTGAGCTTaccaattttcttttgtttgttcctGTAAGTTACATCGTACTTGATGGAAATAAGAACATTATTATGATAGGGCCAAGGAAATGCTAGATGGTAAATAAATTGGTAAGCTCAAAACAAAAAACAGTGTAACTAAATACATACAATGAAATATGTAATTCacatacatttattatatactCGTATAAGAGGTAAGCTTATCTGATCTACTTTTTCATGGACATTTTACCCAGATTCTAAAACGTGAATGGgaacagacaaaaaaaaacgaaacaaaaGCGATCAAAATGTCAAAAAAATTATACGCATAAAATCAGAACTTGATAAGAAGCGTTTCAAATGTAACAGTTTAGACAATCTCCAATAGTAacttattttgaagaaaaagataagaaaataaagaaaaactttTTCAATTGTGCATCATTTTGAAGGGAAAATGAGTTTGTAAATAGTATTCCCTCAATTTAGTTTTCATTTTGtgataaacttttttatttataaattagtatttaaaattttatataatttattatatctaaaaaattcaatatttgttttatactttaaagaaattattaatactttcataatataattataagtttatataaacccgtgtatatttttttaaactaaactataaagaatatttaattaaaataaaatcatatttgggtaaaattgtaagtttaataaaaaaaataacaattattataaaattaatactctctctatttcataattgttttttttattatccatTTCCTATAGtcttaaaccaataaaaatccAGAAAATGCAATTAGTtttcttgaagtttacaatcagttggaatttttttttaaataactttttgaaaccattttttctagaacatgtattttttttggaacGGAGGGAATAGTACGTAGTAAtagtataatatatttgaaactattttctGAGAGGAAAATCAAGAGAACTATTGGAGCAAAATATATGCTCATTTTGAATTTACTTCATTATGAGAGATAAAATGAGGATAACCATTGGCGATCCTCTTAAACCCGTttagtatttaatttaatataatgtttgggtgttcaaaataaaagaaaaagataaaccGACTTGAATAATCCTAATTCCAATCTTAAAGCCCCATAACTAAGGTTATATGTGTTCACTTTTCAatgtttcatttattatttaGCTGTAACgaattattatttatacatttcatattttaatgtttttaagttgaataaattttaaatctaaaatttaaaatatttaattaatttttttagtttatttattattatttttagttttgaataaatttatggATCTTGGATAGAAAAATAGAGATGATATTTACACTATAATTTTACACATATTTAAAACGCAGTGAACTCAGATTCAATATGAACCAACTAAAATCGAGTCGAAAATGAATGTCCAAATTTTTCTCAAAGTTTTTCGAGTtgcaattcttttattttattttattctattttatgagattatatatatattctggaaAATACAGAGACAGtggtaaattaatttttatgatGGAACacaacaaatatattattttgaatttagCAGGCTTGTTAAATTTCTTATAATATTTGAAAGAGGAAATTTCAGTTTTACCATAAATATTATaccatttttaaatttaattttttaaaataatattttcaaaaatactttaaatttgtgataaaaattaaactaattctcataaattatttataaatatttaagaatagtttatcattttttataaaagtttataaactcAACCACACCCTTTAAATATTAAACCATAAAcaataataactaaattttaaactcaaatgctataatatttttaagtgaatgtattttgaaaaaataatagaCAATTTGggtattttaatcaatttttcgAATTATGGAATACTTCCGAACCTCTTTTGTCCCACGGTCCTACTCCACTGAGTTGAAAATTAAGTTTTATATTTCCTAACCAAATTAAATTGATCATATGTCCCCAAAAGGACAATGTTGAATAGTATTCGgattttaatgtaaaaataaatagtaaatgattatatttgtaaataaatgaaatataagCTTTCACTATATTTGTCGGTAACGGTGGCAAGAGTCTTGATGATCGACGGTTGCGGGACCGcctgtccaaaaaaaaaaatcattaattcatTTTTCAACAGAACAATTCATTATTGATTTGCCTCtttgattttaaaaacaattccTCAATTATTTGCTCCTGATAATTTGAGATTAACAATAGGTATATTGTTTTGGTGCATGCATTCCATTAAACATATGCTTCCTGATCTAATCCTGTTCAACCAGAGAGtatttaaactaatatataGTCTGGCAGGAAAATTGAGTTTGTTTTTGATATAGATTCATAAAGTTAACCAATTCATAATCTCCTCTTTGCTTCCTGGGTTAAGTCATAAGTGTGTTCTACTTCTTGTAATGAACAAAGATTAGCAACCATATTTCTCAGCTAAGCTATTCACGGATAATATGCTTTATGAAATATCTAAATATAAGAACGTTTagatttttgattattttaaattaattaattatcaatagttttaattatattaaagttttcatttttatacttGGACTCATCATCACCAATTGAAATGACTATTCATCTCAATTCTCGGTTTCAAACAATTTGATTATGTAAATACttttttcaaaacaattttttttaccagCTTTTTAACAAATTCAGCTcgttgttaattttttttatatcagaTGAACCATTAAGTTTTTATGCATGTGATGATGTAACAAGTGTTCATTGGATTCGAAAATGGGAATGAATATTACATTCTGTCGGGGGCCCAATAactaatgtaaacaaaaatagCTATAGTAACAAAAAGCTGCTTTTCTTCGGGCTGTCACCAAGATCCAAAATAAATACATGTGTAACGGTCTAAAGATATATATCATATTGCATTGGATGAAGAAAATAAGAAGATTATATACTAGTCTATTAAATAAGTTTTATCTAACACTAAatcagtttaaattttttggtaTAATCagtattccatttttttttcattttcaaaagaTCATTGAtcttgtttataattttttttcttttgtaacagATCTAGTTTATAATTTTCGCGTGATGGAATTGCCTCCAATtgtcgcaaaaaaaaaaagaaaaatacataagAACCACGTGTGTAGTAGTCAGGCAACTTGTTCTACTCAACTCCGAAAGTCTGCGTGGACTTCACACTTAGAAAATGGAGTGCAATTATAGAGGAGGTAATGGTTGTTTACCACTCTCTAAACTAAAAAGCTTTGTAAGATAGTTTACTGCTACTTACAAAATGGTGATCGTCATTCCAGCGAAAAAAATGAGAACAAGATACGATCTCATGCGTTATGCTTTGTGTTGTAATCATGGGCACTTTGGGCTTGTGGGATGGAAAAAAGTCCAATTAAAATCGAATCCAAAATATTCTAAAGGGGTCATATACAATGATCATTAGCAACTAcgaaattataataaaataaatcatggaGTGTATTAACACTAATATATAGACAATgtgtatttaattaaaaataacaagGTTATAACCTTGGGGTTTTAACACTCGTCAATATACTTCTTCGGTTCTTTGAAAACTAGATGATTACGGCCATGATTGTTTTGatagtttttggttttaatttttattattggtttttaaattttggtttttagatttttattttttagtttaatttttagattttgtttttgactttcaaattttatattttttttaattttggtttttagtttttctatgttttactAGTTTTGCAAAAACCTAAAtcagatttttaaataatataacaaaatactaataattattcaaatatgtaaatttttatattttacaactaaaatgtttcaaagttttcatatttttgacaaaaaccaTACTTTACTAAAaggataaatcataaatttatttatgaataatacaaaatatttataaaataggaatatatttactttagacATACACATTTAATCAATGTTGATGAtattaatattaacaaaaagatatataacaaaatatacatataagaaGCTACGtgcttaaaaactaaaaaaaacatcGATTGTGGTTTTTCACTTAAAAAGTTGATATAGCATGTAAAAACTTGGTTCTCTAGTTTATAGGAAAATTCTTTTGCTAAATTCTTAATTAGCtataaaaagagtttttttttgttttcctacTTTTATTTTAgggaatcaattttttttaaatttttgattgacTAACAAAAtggtttttgaaaaacaaacacCAGAAAccattctaaaaaataaaaactgtcAACACTTGCACATCTATGACTTATAAGTGTCAAAGATCCCCACGATAGTAAACTCTTGTGGTCACACCAATAAAAGATCATATATTAGATCTTATTTGAATATCCATTAAAATAGAGTCGATCCATGGATCGCACcactattatatattaaaacagaagtcatgacttcttttcatgtgtgatttttttagtttggaccactcctagaaaatatcatattttatttttacataagttcattattatatcttttaatatctttatcatttatttgaaatacaaatgaatatatttaaaatattctaacaaaatttttttaaaatcttcttagaatctttttaaatttactttcaaaaattagttagttttaatttaaattatcataaaatataattagaaattaaaattaaatatagttttggtttataaacgaaaatttaaataaaataaaattaattaatttcacaaatacattttccaataatttttaaaaattttgttagaaataaatatttatttttattttaattttttcaaatttgttttctaataaaataaaaatcatgattttttgatgagtgatatttttatttggaccataatttcaattttatattaaatgtatatcactaatgctaatatacataatatttttaactactttaatcataatatcttttatatcttttaatttttttttttgaaaaaattaaaattctaacaaatctcttgaaaaagattataataagatcttaattgtcataaattaaatataaatattttcaactaattttataattagtaatgaaatgttactaaaagaattaaattatatcctattttatcaattttataataatatctgtcattttaaaataaaaatgttatattgaagaaaatatgataaaattattttatattttattttcataaatataaaatatttatgctaaaaatgtaatatgttggtagaacggattaatattagtaaactatataatacatgtaaaatatttatcttatcttaaacttttcaatatacagtaatttattatataaaattaataaacattaaaaaattactaaaaaaatctagcaatttgaattacggatgatgattataataaattaaatacaaaattgttttcatatatgttgtttcatgcattaaaaaatttagttttgtaatcaaacgcaaattcaataagacaaatatataataagcaacatatatatgtgatgattttaatttacagcatgaaaactatgaaattattatatttggcataactatacaaacatttaaatatgtgagtaacattaaaaatacataataattatgtaaaacaaatatctatatatataaatgtgaaaatatatacccgcacggttgtgcgggtggaaatctagtttaCATATTAATTTGGAGTCTTCTATAAGTTCGAATATTCGAATATCCATGATTAAAAATGTCAAAGAGAAATTCGTCCATTTAACATGGGTTGCATTGGTGTATGTTTTCTTTAGTAATTTCACAATCTAAAAATTGATATTGCTATGTAATCAGTCTTATACTAATTTAACATATATTGCATGTTTGTTGGAATAACCtacataaatttcaaaaaaagatcaaatttatttttatcatcaaCTTAAACAGACTCATACtaactctgtaaaccaaatcagCAGTttcgcatccatgtgaacgaaaTAAAACGGTTGTTTCTTGGCATTGCGTGCTATACTATCTACCTTTGAATTCTGTGTTTTTGGTACATGAATGATCTCTAAACCGCAGAAATTTTTTTTCATactcttgatatcttccaaataatttgcaaaaacTAGATTTCTCAAGTTTTTATTACTTTTGAGAAAATATACTATGATTAAATCAAATGTGAGGATAACCGCTTGTATATCTTGTGGAGATGCTTAGTTCTTGGCTTTGACTCTTTCAAGTGAAAATTAGGTGGACAGAATTTAGATTCTCGTTCTTGGTTCTTATGTTCTTGATAATCGTTGGTTTTGGGCTAGTTCTTTGCCGGTTCCCCTTGCTTTGGGTCTCTTCCGCCTTTGGTCGTACATCCTCTCAGTGGCGGATCTAAGATAGTTTATAGTTGGGGGCACTACTATAGAATTTGAACTAGTTGGAGTCACTATTTTAAGTTAAAATATAACAGGTGTTGCATTGGTCGTTAAATGGATCTTGGTTGTTCCGCATCTAGATCCATTTAACATCGACCAACGCATTTCTACAACCAAGAT of the Brassica rapa cultivar Chiifu-401-42 chromosome A03, CAAS_Brap_v3.01, whole genome shotgun sequence genome contains:
- the LOC103857641 gene encoding probable xyloglucan endotransglucosylase/hydrolase protein 32, which encodes MGSSLISLLPIFHLLVLLGSSVNAYWPPSPGYWPSSKVVSLSFYKGFRNLWGPQHQRMDQNALTIWLDRVSGSGFKSVKPFRSGYFGASIKLQPGYTAGVITSLYLSNNEAHPGFHDEVDIEFLGTTFGKPYTLQTNVYIRGSGDGRIIGREIKYRLWFDPTSGFHHYAILWNPREIIFLVDDIPIRIYPKKSAATFPLRPMWLYGSIWDASSWATEDGKYKADYKYQPFSAKYTNFKAIGCTAYSSARCHPVSASPYRSGGLTRQQYQAMRWVQTHSMVYNYCKDYKRDHSLTPECWR